Proteins encoded by one window of Sciurus carolinensis chromosome 12, mSciCar1.2, whole genome shotgun sequence:
- the Gpa33 gene encoding cell surface A33 antigen, producing MVGKLRPTLLTLYAVWVTVDAIYVETPQDVVREARGKSATLPCTYHTSAPDRDGFIQWDKLLRTHTESVVIWKFETQDYIYGKLYTNRVNISGSARQSDASITIAQLTMDDNGTYECSVSLMSDLEGTSKSRVRLMVLVPPSKPDCSIEGETVIGNNIQLTCQSAEGFPAPQYSWKSYDTQNQERPLVPPVSGQTVLLKNISTDMSGYYICTSSNEVGTEACNITVAVRPASMNVALYAGIAGGVVAALIIIGIIVYCCCCRGKGEEVDKEDPRPNRAAYQEPPEQRRELSRDREDEDDDPRREDQRSSGRESPDRAGQ from the exons ATGGTGGGGAAGCTGCGGCCCACACTGTTGACACTCTATGCTG TCTGGGTGACCGTCGATGCCATCTATGTGGAAACCCCGCAGGATGTTGTCCGGGAGGCCCGGGGAAAGAGCGCCACACTTCCCTGCACCTACCACACTTCTGCCCCTGACAGAGACGGGTTTATCCAGTGGGACAAGCTCCTACGGACTCATACG GAAAGTGTGGTCATCTGGAAGTTTGAGACTCAAGACTACATCTATGGCAAGCTTTATACCAACCGCGTCAACATTTCGGGCAGTGCCAGGCAGTCAGACGCCTCCATCACCATCGCCCAGCTGACCATGGATGACAACGGCACCTACGAGTGCTCTGTCTCGCTGATGTCAGACCTGGAGGGCACCTCCAAGTCCCGCGTCCGCCTGATGGTCCTCG TGCCACCCTCCAAGCCGGACTGCAGCATCGAGGGAGAGACAGTGATTGGGAACAACATCCAGCTGACGTGCCAGTCTGCAGAGGGCTTCCCAGCCCCGCAGTACAGCTGGAAGAGCTACGACACCCAGAACCAGGAGCGGCCACTGGTCCCACCAG TCTCAGGCCAGACCGTCCTGCTGAAGAACATCTCCACGGACATGTCGGGCTACTACATCTGCACCTCCAGCAACGAGGTGGGGACGGAGGCCTGCAACATCACTGTGGCTGTCAGACCCG CCTCCATGAACGTGGCGCTGTATGCGGGCATCGCTGGAGGCGTGGTGGCCGCCCTCATCATCATTGGCATCATTGtgtactgctgctgctgccgggGGAAGGGCGAAGAGGTGGACAAGGAGGACCCGAGACC GAACCGGGCGGCTTACCAGGAGCCACCAGAGCAACGGAGAGAGCTTTCCAGAGACAGGGAAGATGAAGACGACGATCCCAGGCGTGAAGACCAGAGGAGCTCAGGGCGCGAGTCCCCTGACCGTGCTGGCCAGTGA